The proteins below are encoded in one region of Mangifera indica cultivar Alphonso chromosome 7, CATAS_Mindica_2.1, whole genome shotgun sequence:
- the LOC123220168 gene encoding probable WRKY transcription factor 48 yields the protein MEKKGDENRTVTTMANSTFSDENPAASGFVLPNIFDTLSCEGDYKWGSSSFGFLDLLQDFGGGSEGVSLFDSLQYPPINLQPLQDQQHLQQQQPLPSPASSTVPESSEVLNNPTTPNSSSISSSSNEGNNNKGGDEEEQEQDKTKKQLKPKKKNPKRKREPRFAFMTKSEVDQLDDGYRWRKYGQKAVKNSPHPRSYYRCTSTGCGVKKRVERLSDDQAIVVTTYEGQHTHPRPITPRGNIGILASDSTPFAATSASCFLVPQPQFLLNHQHHPFIYTSSPSLNITSTTTTTPPASLLRDHGLLQDMVPSQMRNGPNENN from the exons ATGGAGAAGAAAGGTGATGAAAATCGTACTGTGACGACGATGGCGAATTCGACATTTTCCGATGAGAATCCTGCGGCAAGTGGTTTTGTTTTACCAAACATCTTTGACACGTTGTCTTGTGAGGGAGATTATAAGTGGGGGTCCTCTTCTTTTGGGTTCTTGGATTTGCTTCAAGATTTTGGCGGGGGTAGTGAAGGGGTTTCTTTATTCGATTCTTTACAATACCCACCGATTAATTTGCAGCCACTACAAGACCAACAACATCTCCAGCAGCAGCAGCCACTCCCTTCTCCGGCCTCCTCCACTGTACCTGAATCTTCAGAGGTTTTGAACAATCCAACTACTCCAAACTCTTCATcgatctcttcttcttcaaatgaaggtaataataataaaggtgGGGATGAAGAAGAGCAGGAACAAGATAAGACTAAGAAACA GTTGAAACCCAAAAAGAAGAACCCAAAAAGGAAGAGAGAGCCTAGATTTGCGTTCATGACGAAGAGCGAGGTTGATCAATTAGACGACGGATACAGATGGAGAAAGTACGGCCAAAAAGCAGTGAAAAACAGTCCTCACCCAAG AAGCTACTATCGTTGCACCAGTACAGGATGTGGTGTGAAAAAGCGAGTAGAGAGATTATCTGATGATCAAGCCATAGTTGTGACAACTTATGAAGGCCAACACACACACCCAAGGCCAATAACGCCTAGAGGAAACATTGGAATTTTGGCTTCAGATTCAACTCCTTTTGCTGCTACTTCTGCCTCATGTTTCCTTGTTCCACAGCCTCAATTTCTTCTAAATCATCAACATCATCCCTTTATATATACCTCCTCACCTTCTCTTAACATTACctctactactactactactccACCGGCTTCGTTGCTCAGAGACCACGGCCTTCTTCAGGACATGGTGCCATCGCAGATGCGCAATGGGCCAAATGAGAATAATTAG